Proteins from a genomic interval of Pseudodesulfovibrio nedwellii:
- the flgB gene encoding flagellar basal body rod protein FlgB, whose product MRELFGRHIQLTGKVMDLHLQRQNLVTGNIANLNTPGYKARSIEFEDKLQKALNQDGIGKMTRTSKAHLPSTFNPDGFSGDGLKSFKAREIYGQDSVDLDKEMATNAKNTMMYNALAMVIKKNFSGMGKVIMDGAK is encoded by the coding sequence ATGAGAGAGCTTTTCGGACGACACATTCAATTGACAGGCAAGGTCATGGACCTGCACCTGCAACGTCAAAATCTCGTCACTGGCAACATCGCCAACTTGAATACACCGGGGTACAAAGCCCGTTCCATTGAATTTGAGGACAAGCTGCAAAAAGCGCTCAATCAGGATGGAATAGGAAAAATGACCCGTACCTCCAAGGCTCACCTTCCTTCCACATTCAACCCTGACGGATTTTCAGGTGATGGCTTGAAAAGTTTCAAGGCCCGGGAAATATACGGTCAGGACTCGGTGGACCTGGATAAAGAAATGGCAACAAACGCCAAAAACACCATGATGTACAACGCTCTTGCCATGGTCATTAAAAAGAATTTTTCAGGCATGGGCAAAGTCATAATGGATGGAGCGAAGTAA
- a CDS encoding IMP cyclohydrolase: MKLLPVKRAILSVTDKSGLAEFGKFLTDKDCELVSTGGTKKMLQEAGLPVTSVSDVTDFPEILGGRVKTLHPNIHGGILADKDDEGHMETLRDFGIEPFDLICVNLYNFADAVAKGLDLKAAVEQIDIGGPTMLRATAKNFHSICVVPDPKYYPVVQKEIEENGGISLKFRKEMAALTFKLVSEYDAMITKYLSENEA; encoded by the coding sequence ATGAAATTGTTGCCCGTCAAACGAGCTATATTGTCCGTAACCGATAAGTCCGGTCTTGCCGAGTTCGGAAAATTCCTGACTGACAAAGACTGTGAGTTGGTATCTACTGGTGGTACCAAAAAAATGCTGCAAGAAGCAGGATTGCCTGTCACGTCAGTGTCTGATGTGACCGATTTTCCGGAAATTCTCGGTGGTCGTGTCAAGACTTTGCATCCGAATATCCATGGCGGTATTCTAGCTGACAAGGATGACGAAGGGCATATGGAGACTTTGCGTGATTTCGGTATTGAGCCTTTTGATCTTATTTGCGTCAATCTTTACAACTTCGCTGATGCCGTTGCCAAGGGATTGGATCTCAAGGCCGCTGTCGAGCAGATTGATATCGGTGGTCCTACCATGTTGCGTGCCACTGCCAAGAATTTTCATTCAATTTGCGTAGTCCCTGATCCAAAGTATTATCCGGTTGTTCAGAAGGAAATCGAGGAGAATGGTGGTATCTCTTTGAAATTCCGTAAAGAAATGGCTGCTCTGACTTTTAAACTTGTTAGTGAATACGACGCCATGATTACCAAATATCTTAGCGAGAACGAAGCATAG
- the flgC gene encoding flagellar basal body rod protein FlgC, producing the protein MDFMTAMDISASGLKAQRAQLNVISMNMANIRTTKTEDGGPYQRKSVSFESTPVYSPFAQEMHDQLNRDLKGVKVLGVTADERPFKQVFEPHHPDANDQGYVTYPDINVVEEMTNMMQAMRGYEANVQTIQGAKRMFQKALQIGMG; encoded by the coding sequence ATGGATTTCATGACAGCAATGGACATCAGCGCATCCGGCCTCAAGGCCCAGCGTGCCCAGCTGAATGTCATTTCAATGAACATGGCAAATATCAGGACCACCAAGACAGAAGACGGTGGCCCTTATCAGCGCAAGTCCGTGTCTTTCGAATCCACGCCCGTGTACTCACCCTTCGCTCAGGAAATGCACGACCAGCTGAACCGCGACCTAAAAGGTGTCAAGGTACTCGGCGTGACAGCGGACGAACGTCCTTTCAAACAGGTATTCGAGCCGCATCACCCAGATGCCAACGATCAGGGTTATGTCACCTACCCTGACATCAACGTTGTCGAAGAAATGACCAACATGATGCAGGCAATGCGCGGTTACGAAGCGAATGTGCAAACCATCCAAGGCGCCAAGCGCATGTTCCAGAAAGCCTTGCAAATAGGTATGGGCTAA
- a CDS encoding cation diffusion facilitator family transporter, producing the protein MFSDSPKRYAIYSIGASILTLALKFGAWAMTDSVGLLSDATESLVNLTAGVLALTAITIAMRPADDEHAYGHGKAEYFSSGIEGILIIIAAFAIGYAAISRFLSPQPLTNLGPGLILALLSSVVNYVVAKVMLKAAHRFDSITLEADARHLLTDVWTSIGLVAGLAIIIVMPEWKLLDPIIATLMAINIVFTGVSLLKRSVGGLMDDALPKKELQIIANAIRSYTNSDASFHGLRTRKSGSRRFIDFHLLVPGDMSVKASHDLCGLIEELIQSQLSRAEVTIHVEPLECESSYDGWKIGGTCAKKVKPLED; encoded by the coding sequence ATGTTCTCCGACTCCCCCAAGCGGTACGCCATTTATTCCATCGGGGCGTCAATCTTGACCTTGGCTCTCAAATTCGGAGCCTGGGCCATGACGGATTCCGTGGGGCTGCTTTCGGATGCAACAGAATCTCTCGTTAATCTTACTGCGGGCGTCCTCGCGCTCACGGCCATCACCATCGCTATGCGTCCGGCGGATGACGAACACGCTTACGGACATGGCAAAGCCGAATATTTTTCCAGCGGTATCGAAGGTATTCTCATCATCATAGCCGCATTTGCCATCGGTTATGCTGCCATCAGCCGTTTCCTTTCCCCACAACCATTGACGAATCTAGGCCCCGGCCTGATTCTCGCTCTGCTCTCATCCGTGGTCAATTATGTGGTTGCCAAAGTCATGCTCAAAGCAGCTCACCGTTTCGATTCCATCACTCTGGAAGCGGACGCACGGCATTTGTTGACTGATGTCTGGACATCAATTGGCTTGGTGGCAGGACTGGCTATCATTATAGTCATGCCGGAATGGAAACTTCTCGACCCGATCATAGCGACTCTTATGGCGATTAACATCGTTTTCACAGGTGTCAGCCTACTCAAACGGTCTGTCGGCGGCCTTATGGACGATGCTCTGCCCAAAAAAGAACTACAGATCATAGCAAATGCCATCCGCAGTTACACAAACAGCGATGCAAGCTTTCACGGATTACGCACCCGCAAGTCAGGCTCAAGGCGCTTCATCGACTTCCACCTGCTTGTACCGGGTGATATGTCGGTCAAAGCGTCCCACGACCTTTGCGGTCTCATTGAAGAATTGATCCAATCGCAGCTATCTCGCGCCGAAGTCACCATTCATGTGGAACCTCTGGAATGCGAGTCATCCTACGATGGTTGGAAAATAGGCGGCACGTGCGCCAAAAAAGTAAAGCCCCTCGAGGACTAG
- the plsY gene encoding glycerol-3-phosphate 1-O-acyltransferase PlsY, whose product MALIIGSLIAYILGSIPFGLVIGKTLCNIDPREDGSKNTGATNVARLCGTKYGIITLILDVLKGMLPVLFAATWIESHLALSIVALAAILGHVYSCFMNFKGGKAVATTVGAFFALAPWATVFSAAMCLAMVALTGHVSMGSLTFALALPVFMILTGNFGYVPVALIVMVILFWRHKENIRRLAHGEENPWIKPKE is encoded by the coding sequence ATGGCTTTAATCATAGGCTCTTTAATCGCATATATCCTCGGTTCCATTCCCTTCGGACTGGTCATTGGAAAAACTTTATGCAACATCGACCCGCGTGAAGATGGCAGCAAAAACACCGGCGCGACCAACGTGGCCCGTTTGTGCGGCACGAAATACGGAATCATAACTCTGATTCTGGATGTTCTCAAAGGAATGCTCCCGGTGTTGTTCGCCGCCACCTGGATTGAATCACATCTGGCCCTAAGCATCGTGGCACTGGCCGCCATTCTCGGTCATGTTTATTCTTGCTTCATGAATTTCAAAGGCGGCAAAGCTGTTGCCACAACTGTGGGTGCTTTTTTCGCACTGGCCCCATGGGCAACGGTCTTTTCTGCAGCCATGTGCCTCGCCATGGTAGCACTGACCGGCCACGTTTCCATGGGTTCCCTGACTTTTGCCCTGGCCCTACCTGTATTCATGATTCTGACTGGCAACTTTGGCTACGTTCCCGTTGCCCTAATTGTCATGGTCATCTTGTTCTGGAGACACAAAGAAAATATCCGCAGACTGGCACACGGTGAAGAAAACCCTTGGATTAAGCCTAAGGAATAA
- a CDS encoding tetratricopeptide repeat protein, whose translation MSGHLDYEINKELGECYLFMGELDKAEEYYKKAVSSNGIHPDPYLGLATVAVQRGQLEDAMRMYEKAHTIEPSDKSLSGIGLIRLENGETEEAYSLFTEAITLNPENMVALFSLIRLGHELERLEEIIPHLEAYLEIDPGKHEVRYSLAGSFVCLDQKDAARAQLEIILEADPNHEAAKEMLEQFQS comes from the coding sequence ATGAGTGGTCATCTGGATTACGAAATCAACAAAGAACTCGGTGAATGCTACCTGTTTATGGGTGAGCTCGACAAAGCTGAAGAGTATTACAAGAAAGCTGTAAGCTCTAATGGCATTCATCCCGATCCTTATCTCGGCCTGGCAACCGTTGCTGTTCAGCGCGGTCAACTGGAAGACGCCATGCGCATGTATGAGAAAGCTCACACTATTGAGCCTTCTGACAAAAGTCTTTCTGGGATAGGGCTTATTCGGCTGGAAAATGGTGAAACAGAGGAAGCATACTCCCTGTTTACCGAAGCCATAACCCTGAATCCCGAAAATATGGTGGCCCTGTTCAGTTTGATCAGGCTCGGCCATGAGTTGGAACGTTTGGAAGAGATAATTCCACATCTCGAAGCTTACCTTGAGATTGACCCGGGCAAGCACGAAGTGCGGTATTCCCTGGCGGGAAGCTTTGTCTGCCTCGATCAGAAAGATGCGGCACGGGCTCAGCTTGAGATTATTCTTGAAGCAGACCCGAATCACGAAGCCGCCAAGGAAATGCTCGAACAGTTCCAGTCCTAA
- the fliE gene encoding flagellar hook-basal body complex protein FliE, with protein MVVKSVAINAYQNAMGNRSKAITNKVADSLKKPQEPVQGFDDTLKTSLNKVNELQTVKKTMIEEFATGKAQNVHELMISMQKASMAIQMTGAVRSKIMQSYKEIMQMPF; from the coding sequence ATGGTCGTTAAAAGTGTCGCAATCAATGCATATCAAAATGCTATGGGCAACCGTAGCAAGGCTATCACCAACAAAGTTGCAGACAGCCTGAAAAAACCTCAAGAACCGGTCCAGGGCTTCGACGATACGCTGAAGACTTCCTTGAACAAGGTCAATGAGCTGCAAACAGTGAAGAAAACGATGATCGAAGAATTCGCGACGGGTAAAGCCCAAAACGTGCATGAATTGATGATCTCCATGCAAAAAGCCAGCATGGCCATTCAAATGACCGGCGCTGTCCGAAGCAAAATAATGCAATCTTACAAAGAAATCATGCAGATGCCTTTCTAA
- a CDS encoding ribonuclease catalytic domain-containing protein, with protein MVKKTTFSPTVRPGTVVEFMHGDQPQLAWVLEEASSKLRLLTINKREMKLPAARLLPWYGPTLSAELSRQDIQNTLNEHQAARGEILAGLDVMELWDLAQGEMESAPLSWFADLLWEDATPDQLAALGCAMLQAKTHFKFRPPNFEIWSAEKVALKMQQKAEEKAREAVTSAGQTLLQTLWAAYSQGRTPKLPAMNPELSASLEQILKHKVGDSLDETERKVWTAISKGLPDQQHLALLLAQTWGVLPRHHNYHLDEADFAWGDSWSESYTNEINEIEKRFSNQAATAEIDDFISIDGITTRDIDDAFRIEKTDTGYTLSIALARPDEHWEFGSPLDKAVLYRATSLYLPEGTSHMMPEQFGTGLYSLIQGETRPAMITDFSLNNEGKLLSVTPRTAWITVKANITYESADTAIANGTDESLVLAHQLAEKLIERRIASGACVIRKPEPIVTVSGEGAQSSVEITLKEPSPRSELVISEFMVLANSGLALWAKENNVPLLHRTQDIALPQESAGIFTEPAAILRAVKLLLPPTLETNPKRHAALGVPAYAPITSPLRRYTDFINISQVCTYLTNGTPRLDKEALKHLIIHLRMRIQAVSAVQRFRPRYWKLVYLAKQRKQFQSAVLVEEAGPMATLAMPHLQVNVRAPKKMLGDKLYPGQQFQINFSRIDPLTNEIRLGEALEE; from the coding sequence ATGGTAAAAAAAACGACCTTCAGCCCAACAGTTCGCCCCGGTACAGTGGTAGAATTCATGCACGGAGACCAGCCACAATTAGCTTGGGTGCTGGAAGAAGCATCCAGCAAACTCCGCCTGCTCACCATCAACAAACGGGAAATGAAACTCCCGGCAGCACGCCTTTTGCCATGGTATGGACCAACCCTGTCTGCGGAACTCTCCCGACAGGATATCCAGAATACACTCAATGAACACCAGGCAGCCCGCGGAGAAATCCTGGCAGGCCTCGATGTTATGGAACTCTGGGACCTTGCTCAGGGAGAAATGGAATCCGCCCCACTGTCATGGTTTGCCGATCTGCTCTGGGAAGACGCAACTCCCGATCAATTGGCTGCATTGGGTTGTGCCATGCTTCAAGCCAAAACGCATTTCAAGTTCCGGCCCCCGAATTTCGAAATATGGTCTGCGGAAAAGGTTGCATTGAAAATGCAACAAAAAGCCGAGGAAAAGGCTCGCGAAGCCGTCACTTCCGCCGGTCAAACTCTCCTTCAGACGCTCTGGGCGGCATATAGTCAGGGCCGCACGCCCAAGCTCCCGGCCATGAACCCGGAACTCTCTGCCAGCCTCGAACAAATACTCAAGCACAAGGTCGGCGACTCTCTCGACGAAACCGAACGCAAAGTATGGACTGCCATAAGCAAGGGATTGCCCGACCAACAGCACCTTGCTCTTCTCCTTGCTCAAACATGGGGAGTCTTACCACGCCACCACAACTATCATCTTGACGAAGCCGATTTTGCATGGGGCGACAGCTGGTCTGAATCATACACCAATGAAATCAATGAAATAGAAAAACGCTTTTCCAATCAGGCCGCAACTGCTGAAATTGACGATTTCATTTCCATAGATGGCATAACCACCCGCGACATCGACGATGCATTCCGTATAGAAAAAACCGACACAGGATACACCCTGTCCATCGCTTTGGCCCGTCCTGATGAGCACTGGGAATTCGGTTCCCCGCTGGACAAGGCAGTGTTATACCGTGCGACCAGTCTGTACCTGCCCGAAGGCACCAGTCACATGATGCCCGAACAATTCGGCACAGGCCTCTACAGCCTGATTCAAGGCGAAACACGCCCTGCCATGATTACAGATTTTTCCCTGAACAACGAAGGAAAACTACTCTCAGTCACGCCGCGTACCGCCTGGATCACGGTAAAAGCCAACATTACCTATGAGAGTGCTGACACAGCCATTGCAAACGGCACTGATGAATCACTTGTTCTTGCGCACCAATTGGCAGAAAAACTTATTGAACGTCGTATAGCCTCCGGCGCATGTGTCATCCGCAAACCGGAACCTATAGTCACTGTATCGGGTGAAGGCGCACAATCTTCTGTCGAAATAACCCTCAAAGAACCAAGCCCGCGTTCAGAATTGGTTATCAGTGAATTCATGGTTCTGGCTAACTCCGGCCTTGCCCTGTGGGCCAAAGAGAATAACGTACCGCTTCTGCATCGCACGCAGGACATCGCCCTGCCGCAAGAATCCGCAGGCATCTTTACCGAACCAGCCGCTATCCTGCGCGCCGTAAAATTACTTTTGCCTCCAACGCTGGAAACCAATCCCAAACGCCATGCGGCCCTTGGCGTCCCGGCATATGCCCCCATAACCTCACCCCTGCGCCGCTATACGGACTTTATCAACATATCTCAGGTGTGTACCTATCTAACAAATGGTACCCCTCGACTGGATAAGGAAGCGTTGAAGCATCTCATCATTCACTTAAGAATGCGCATCCAAGCGGTGAGTGCTGTTCAGCGATTCCGGCCCCGGTACTGGAAACTCGTATACCTCGCCAAACAACGAAAACAGTTCCAATCCGCCGTACTCGTGGAAGAAGCCGGCCCTATGGCGACACTGGCCATGCCCCATTTGCAGGTCAACGTACGTGCCCCGAAAAAGATGCTCGGAGACAAACTCTATCCGGGCCAACAATTCCAAATCAATTTCTCACGCATCGACCCATTGACCAACGAAATCAGACTGGGCGAAGCACTTGAGGAATAG
- the hflX gene encoding GTPase HflX, protein MVLVGDNRSIYIPELPRRRLSTGRLRGLRLLHTHLSNESLSQEDLMDMVFLRLDSVVALNVSDGFPEVVQAAHLLPPNPEEKSYEIFEPRRWDRFDLDLGSIVEALEDEFSRQLAGQGTESDENRVLLVSVDKTPRPVQELSLEELAELADTAGLVAAGTMIQRVRKHNPKFIMGKGKLTELEVHALQANASVIIFDQELSPTQIRNLAKVTERKILDRTQLILDIFAQHATSRSGKLQVEMAQLKYTLPRLVGKNRAMSRLMGGIGGRGPGETKLEIDRRRANDRLTRLKKELKDVRKRRTQTRERRAKAGLPIVSLVGYTNAGKSTLLNTLTQSKVIAEDKLFATLDPTSRRIRFPQEREVVLTDTVGFIRRLPPDLKEAFRATLEELESADLLVLVCDASHPEVEEQVEAVRSILRDMELDDIPSILVLNKWDKLDAEGHEAMHNVYPDGIPAVAVKRASLEPVVDAVLRGIPWEKKGF, encoded by the coding sequence ATGGTGTTGGTGGGTGACAATCGTTCCATTTACATTCCGGAATTACCGCGTAGACGATTGTCCACAGGACGACTCCGTGGTTTACGCCTGCTCCATACACATCTTTCAAATGAATCTTTGTCGCAGGAAGACCTGATGGATATGGTGTTCTTACGACTCGATTCTGTGGTTGCTCTGAATGTCAGTGATGGTTTTCCTGAAGTCGTTCAGGCCGCGCATTTATTACCTCCCAATCCTGAGGAAAAGAGTTACGAGATTTTTGAGCCTCGGCGTTGGGATCGATTCGATCTTGATTTGGGGAGCATTGTTGAGGCTCTGGAAGATGAGTTTAGCCGACAGTTGGCTGGACAAGGGACAGAATCCGATGAGAATCGGGTGCTGCTTGTCAGTGTAGACAAGACTCCTCGTCCTGTGCAGGAACTTTCTTTGGAAGAACTTGCTGAGCTGGCTGATACCGCAGGGCTTGTCGCTGCCGGAACCATGATTCAGCGAGTGCGCAAGCATAATCCCAAATTTATTATGGGAAAGGGTAAATTGACTGAATTGGAGGTCCATGCACTTCAGGCTAATGCCTCGGTCATTATCTTTGATCAGGAGTTGTCACCCACCCAAATACGTAACCTTGCCAAGGTGACTGAACGAAAAATTCTTGATCGTACACAGCTTATTCTCGATATTTTTGCCCAACATGCCACCAGCCGGTCCGGTAAGTTACAGGTGGAAATGGCGCAGCTCAAGTATACCTTGCCGCGATTGGTCGGAAAGAATCGGGCCATGTCTCGACTCATGGGTGGTATCGGCGGTCGTGGTCCCGGTGAAACAAAGTTGGAAATCGACCGTCGTCGTGCCAATGACCGGTTGACCCGTTTGAAAAAAGAACTGAAAGACGTTCGTAAACGGCGTACCCAGACTCGTGAACGCCGTGCCAAGGCAGGGTTGCCCATTGTGTCGCTGGTTGGCTATACCAACGCAGGCAAATCTACATTGCTCAATACCCTGACTCAATCCAAGGTTATTGCTGAGGATAAGCTTTTCGCCACACTCGATCCTACCAGTCGTCGAATTCGGTTCCCGCAGGAGCGCGAGGTCGTGCTGACGGATACTGTTGGATTTATTCGTCGATTGCCGCCAGATTTGAAAGAGGCTTTTCGGGCCACATTGGAAGAGTTGGAATCAGCTGATCTGCTGGTGTTGGTGTGTGATGCATCCCATCCCGAAGTGGAAGAGCAGGTCGAGGCAGTGCGTTCCATTTTGCGAGACATGGAATTGGATGATATTCCGTCTATTCTTGTACTTAATAAATGGGATAAGCTGGATGCAGAAGGACATGAAGCCATGCACAATGTCTACCCGGATGGGATACCAGCCGTCGCTGTGAAGCGAGCGAGTTTGGAACCTGTCGTGGACGCTGTCTTACGTGGTATCCCTTGGGAAAAAAAGGGTTTCTAG